A genomic segment from Cumulibacter soli encodes:
- the rfbB gene encoding dTDP-glucose 4,6-dehydratase, giving the protein MTRMLVTGAAGFIGANFVIQALRTNADFEITVVDALTYAGNRDNLKTVADKIAFVHGDIADRALMDSLIKDTDIVVHFAAESHVDNSLDDPSPFIDSNILGTFSILEACRKHGKRLHHISTDEVFGDLELDSPDKFREDTPYDPSSPYSASKAASDHLVRAWIRSFGLQATLSNCANNYGPYHHVEKFLPRQITNILTGQRPKLYGAGVNVREWTHVDDHNAAVLLILEKGRIGETYLIGSGEERQNKDILTELLDVMGQAADAFDFVPDRPGHDLRYAIDSTKLRTELGWAPQYATLREGLEATVAWFSENEWWWKPLKEATEARYQKLGR; this is encoded by the coding sequence ATGACTCGCATGCTTGTGACCGGAGCCGCTGGCTTCATCGGCGCGAACTTCGTCATCCAGGCGTTGCGCACCAATGCGGACTTCGAGATCACTGTCGTCGATGCGCTCACGTACGCCGGCAACCGTGACAACCTGAAGACCGTCGCCGACAAGATCGCGTTCGTGCACGGAGACATCGCCGACCGCGCCCTGATGGATTCGTTGATCAAGGACACCGACATCGTGGTCCATTTCGCGGCCGAATCGCATGTCGATAATTCGCTCGACGATCCGTCCCCGTTCATCGACAGCAACATCCTCGGCACCTTCTCGATCCTGGAGGCGTGTCGCAAGCACGGTAAGCGGCTGCACCACATTTCCACCGATGAGGTTTTCGGGGATCTTGAACTCGACTCGCCGGATAAGTTTCGCGAGGACACTCCCTACGACCCGTCCTCGCCGTACTCGGCCTCGAAGGCGGCGTCCGATCACCTGGTACGCGCCTGGATCCGCTCGTTCGGCCTGCAGGCGACGCTGTCGAACTGCGCGAACAACTACGGTCCGTACCACCACGTGGAGAAGTTCCTGCCGCGGCAGATCACCAATATCCTCACCGGTCAGCGCCCCAAGTTGTACGGCGCCGGCGTGAATGTGCGCGAGTGGACGCATGTCGACGATCACAACGCCGCCGTGCTGCTGATCCTCGAGAAGGGCCGCATCGGCGAGACCTACCTGATCGGCTCTGGTGAGGAGCGGCAGAACAAGGACATCCTCACCGAATTGCTCGACGTGATGGGGCAGGCGGCCGACGCGTTCGACTTCGTGCCGGACCGTCCAGGGCACGATCTTCGCTACGCGATCGACTCGACCAAGCTCCGTACCGAACTGGGCTGGGCGCCGCAGTACGCCACCCTGCGCGAAGGATTGGAAGCCACGGTGG
- a CDS encoding fatty acyl-CoA synthetase has translation MLQSHANTIDVAVSRQARRIPTKTAVTYEDRSWTYQEFDHAISRVAGYLQSLGLTKGDRVAAYGQNSDAYGILYYACGRAGLVHVPLNYALTGGELEYLLDDCGASAIFVDEHLDQYIDALPAVPAIRRSFTEGPDSVLARASVGDVPELGQSADPEDLAQLLYTSGTTSRPKGSMMTHRAMTFHLASNVVALDLQESDTQVLCMPLYHSAGMHCFLTPHLAIGATTHIMQVPDVPKILEKVESTKATNIFLAPTVWVPLTNHPEFATRDWSSLRKAFYGASIMPVPVVRRLMDRLPELGLYNCFGQSEVGPLATVLRPEEHEGRMDSCGRAILFVEMRVVDTEMNDVAPGDTGEVVYRSPQLFEGYWNKPEATEEAFAGGWFHSGDLARIDDEGYITVVDRIKDVINTGGVLVASREVEDCLYTHEAVAEVAVVGMPDEKWIEAITAFVVLRPDASVEAAELIEHTRKSLAKFKIPKEIRFVEELPRNQSGKLLKRVLRDGA, from the coding sequence GTGCTGCAGAGCCATGCGAATACCATCGATGTTGCCGTCTCCCGCCAGGCACGGCGGATCCCCACTAAGACGGCCGTTACATACGAAGACCGCTCCTGGACATACCAGGAGTTCGACCACGCGATCTCGCGGGTCGCTGGTTATCTGCAGTCTCTCGGGCTCACCAAAGGCGACCGCGTGGCGGCCTACGGGCAGAATTCGGACGCCTACGGAATCCTTTATTACGCATGCGGGCGCGCCGGGCTGGTGCACGTCCCGCTGAACTATGCGCTGACGGGCGGAGAACTGGAATATCTGCTCGATGACTGTGGTGCGTCGGCGATCTTCGTTGATGAGCACCTCGACCAGTACATAGACGCGCTGCCGGCGGTGCCTGCGATCCGTAGATCATTCACCGAGGGCCCGGACAGCGTACTGGCGCGCGCTTCTGTCGGGGACGTTCCCGAGTTAGGCCAGAGTGCCGATCCGGAGGACCTCGCACAGCTGCTATACACGTCGGGTACGACCTCCCGCCCGAAGGGGTCGATGATGACCCATCGCGCGATGACTTTCCATCTGGCCTCAAATGTGGTGGCGCTGGACCTGCAGGAGTCCGATACGCAGGTGCTGTGCATGCCGCTTTACCACTCCGCGGGGATGCATTGCTTCCTCACACCGCACCTGGCAATCGGCGCCACGACACACATCATGCAGGTGCCGGACGTGCCGAAGATCCTGGAAAAGGTCGAGTCAACGAAGGCGACCAACATATTCCTGGCACCGACCGTGTGGGTGCCGTTGACCAATCATCCGGAGTTCGCGACGAGGGATTGGTCGTCGTTGCGTAAGGCGTTCTATGGGGCGTCGATCATGCCGGTGCCCGTCGTCCGCCGATTGATGGACCGCCTTCCCGAGCTCGGCCTCTACAACTGCTTTGGGCAGTCGGAGGTCGGTCCGCTGGCGACCGTACTGCGGCCGGAGGAGCACGAGGGGCGGATGGATTCGTGTGGGCGCGCGATCTTGTTCGTCGAGATGCGCGTGGTTGATACGGAAATGAACGACGTAGCGCCGGGTGACACTGGTGAGGTTGTCTACCGTTCGCCGCAGTTGTTCGAAGGTTACTGGAACAAGCCAGAAGCGACCGAAGAGGCGTTTGCCGGCGGTTGGTTCCATTCGGGCGATCTCGCCAGGATCGACGACGAGGGTTACATCACCGTGGTTGACCGGATCAAGGACGTGATCAACACCGGTGGTGTGCTGGTGGCCTCACGTGAGGTCGAGGATTGCTTGTATACCCACGAAGCGGTGGCGGAGGTAGCCGTCGTCGGGATGCCCGATGAGAAGTGGATCGAGGCGATAACCGCGTTTGTGGTGCTGCGGCCAGATGCATCGGTCGAAGCCGCGGAGTTGATCGAGCACACCCGCAAGTCGCTGGCGAAGTTCAAGATCCCGAAGGAGATCCGGTTCGTCGAGGAGTTGCCGCGTAACCAGTCCGGCAAGCTGCTCAAGCGAGTCCTTCGCGACGGCGCCTAA
- a CDS encoding SDR family NAD(P)-dependent oxidoreductase has translation MTSFADLTRFDGKVVLITGASSGLGAAMAVAFAEQGADVAICGRRLEKLEQVAKQVEEAGRRCVVVQADNSKIEDCQRFAQTTMDELGRIDVVINNAGLGTAVPMTREKPEEWQQVVDINLNGVYWMTQAAVPLMERGGNVLNVSSILAIWSGGLPQAAYSATKAALLGLTRDLAVQLTGRKGIRVNAIQPGYFPTEMTDQQDEKYMQYVAETAPMGRLGENHELVNSAIFLCSDAASFITGTSLVVDGGLTVR, from the coding sequence ATGACTTCATTCGCAGATCTCACTCGATTCGACGGCAAGGTCGTCCTGATCACCGGCGCCTCGTCCGGTCTGGGCGCGGCGATGGCGGTTGCGTTCGCCGAGCAAGGTGCCGATGTCGCCATCTGTGGCCGACGTCTGGAAAAACTGGAGCAGGTCGCCAAGCAGGTCGAGGAGGCCGGTCGGCGCTGCGTCGTCGTGCAGGCCGACAACAGCAAGATCGAGGATTGCCAGCGGTTCGCACAGACCACTATGGACGAACTCGGCCGCATCGACGTAGTCATCAACAATGCGGGCCTTGGCACCGCGGTACCGATGACCCGCGAAAAGCCCGAAGAGTGGCAGCAGGTCGTGGACATCAACCTCAACGGCGTCTACTGGATGACCCAGGCCGCCGTACCGCTGATGGAGCGCGGCGGCAACGTCCTGAACGTCTCCAGCATTCTGGCGATCTGGTCCGGCGGTCTTCCGCAGGCGGCGTACTCCGCAACCAAGGCCGCGCTGCTGGGCCTCACCCGCGATCTGGCAGTGCAGTTGACCGGGCGGAAGGGTATCCGCGTGAACGCGATCCAGCCGGGTTATTTCCCGACCGAGATGACCGATCAGCAGGACGAGAAATACATGCAGTACGTCGCGGAGACCGCACCGATGGGGCGGCTTGGGGAGAACCACGAACTCGTCAATTCGGCGATCTTCCTGTGCTCGGATGCCGCATCGTTCATCACTGGTACCTCGCTGGTCGTCGACGGCGGTCTCACGGTCCGCTAA
- a CDS encoding TM0106 family RecB-like putative nuclease gives MRLEHGRFYYTPSDLRGFAICQFSALRQADAVLGRGEAIEDTDVLGQRMGDVGRAHQQRVLEDYLQRYGAHSPNSLGGVAVLSGASDPTGREAAAAMSAFTSGAQVLAQVPISAGSLYGSADLLLRIGERWQLTEVRLGLRVKDVYLLQIGAIALALLSRGVPLEAEAILVNGNDARLDVALPEAMERARTEMARFDAALARRLTARTAVSWEDDSVAACGWCDTCREAMTVARDVRLTAGVRMPDRVLLRAAGIRTLDELAVATGPVEGLEQDRFATIRAQARLQVRQMPPGTELDPSLQLPPVYEVYDESPLRAMPAPDSLDVFFDLESDPMWAQGPGDERGLHYLFGMCVPSEPNPYVTFWAHDRDAERDALLKFVEFVSARLRRSPEFHIYHYGNYETAVLMELVKRHAVVGDEVSAWLSAGLFIDLLPVVKGSVRTSQSGYGLKKIEPLYMSEQPRTGPVLDGASSVLGYQQYMELRESGRYQQAGAVLDALAAYNEYDCMSTRRLRDWLLTHIS, from the coding sequence ATGCGCCTCGAGCACGGCAGATTTTATTACACGCCGAGTGATCTGCGGGGGTTCGCAATCTGCCAATTCAGCGCACTGCGGCAGGCCGATGCGGTGCTGGGTCGCGGCGAAGCGATCGAGGACACCGACGTGCTCGGTCAGCGGATGGGGGACGTCGGACGGGCGCATCAGCAGCGAGTGCTGGAGGATTACCTACAGCGGTACGGTGCTCACTCGCCCAACTCCCTGGGCGGGGTCGCCGTACTTTCCGGGGCGAGCGATCCGACGGGCCGCGAGGCAGCGGCAGCGATGTCAGCGTTTACCTCCGGGGCTCAGGTGCTGGCTCAGGTTCCGATATCGGCGGGCTCACTGTATGGGTCTGCCGATCTGCTGTTGCGTATCGGTGAGCGGTGGCAGTTGACCGAGGTCCGATTGGGTCTGCGGGTGAAAGACGTCTACCTGTTGCAGATCGGCGCGATCGCCTTGGCGTTGCTCTCGCGCGGCGTACCGCTGGAAGCCGAAGCGATATTGGTCAACGGCAATGATGCGCGACTCGACGTCGCACTACCCGAGGCGATGGAACGCGCACGAACGGAAATGGCCCGGTTCGATGCCGCCCTGGCGCGGCGGTTGACCGCACGCACCGCGGTGTCCTGGGAGGACGATTCGGTCGCGGCCTGCGGGTGGTGCGACACCTGCCGCGAAGCGATGACCGTCGCGCGCGATGTGCGGCTGACCGCCGGGGTGCGGATGCCAGATCGGGTATTGCTGCGCGCCGCCGGAATCCGGACCCTGGACGAGTTGGCGGTGGCCACCGGACCGGTTGAGGGGTTGGAGCAGGACCGCTTCGCGACCATTCGAGCACAAGCACGACTGCAGGTACGCCAGATGCCCCCGGGCACTGAGTTGGACCCGTCGTTGCAACTCCCGCCGGTGTACGAGGTGTACGACGAGAGCCCGCTACGGGCGATGCCCGCGCCGGACTCACTGGACGTCTTCTTCGACCTCGAAAGCGACCCGATGTGGGCGCAGGGGCCAGGCGACGAACGCGGATTGCATTACCTATTCGGCATGTGCGTGCCCTCAGAGCCGAACCCCTACGTCACGTTCTGGGCGCACGACCGGGATGCCGAACGCGACGCGTTGCTGAAGTTCGTCGAGTTCGTTTCGGCGCGGCTGCGTCGGTCACCTGAGTTTCACATCTATCACTACGGCAACTATGAGACTGCCGTTCTGATGGAGTTGGTAAAGCGGCATGCGGTGGTCGGCGATGAGGTGTCTGCGTGGCTTTCGGCTGGGTTATTCATCGACCTGCTGCCGGTGGTTAAAGGCAGCGTCCGTACCTCGCAATCCGGGTACGGATTGAAGAAGATCGAGCCGTTGTACATGAGCGAGCAGCCACGTACCGGTCCGGTGCTCGATGGCGCCTCGTCCGTACTCGGTTACCAGCAATATATGGAGTTACGCGAAAGCGGACGTTATCAGCAGGCGGGCGCGGTGCTGGACGCGCTAGCGGCGTACAACGAGTACGACTGCATGTCGACCCGCCGACTCCGCGACTGGCTGCTCACCCACATTTCCTAA
- a CDS encoding carboxymuconolactone decarboxylase family protein: MNEKPVLRPIPRNELSDEQRDLYDAILGKRQNVSSNLSLTDEDNALRGPFDPLLRTPQIGAAVSALGVALRHEASLPRRVNEAAILTTAVHWEGRFEWWAHEAIVRRADLLTDADIAAIREGNPPADPEIELAWRAARGVLSGARLPDDLSTEILGAWGEQGLVEVCLLVGHYSNLALLMHSLGIEPPR; this comes from the coding sequence ATGAATGAGAAGCCGGTGCTACGCCCTATTCCCCGCAACGAACTCAGCGACGAACAACGCGACTTGTACGACGCGATCCTGGGCAAACGCCAGAATGTCAGCTCGAACCTTTCGTTGACCGACGAGGACAACGCACTGCGCGGGCCGTTCGATCCGTTGCTCCGCACACCGCAGATCGGCGCTGCGGTGTCCGCACTCGGCGTTGCGTTGCGCCATGAGGCATCGCTGCCGCGCAGGGTGAACGAAGCGGCGATCCTCACCACCGCCGTGCACTGGGAAGGCCGCTTCGAATGGTGGGCGCATGAGGCTATCGTGCGCCGCGCGGACCTGCTCACCGACGCCGATATCGCCGCGATTCGCGAGGGCAACCCGCCCGCGGACCCCGAGATCGAGTTGGCTTGGCGAGCAGCACGCGGCGTACTTTCCGGTGCCCGGCTACCGGACGATCTCAGCACCGAGATTCTCGGCGCGTGGGGTGAGCAAGGTCTGGTCGAAGTGTGCTTACTGGTCGGGCACTACAGCAATCTCGCGCTGTTAATGCATTCACTGGGCATCGAACCGCCGCGCTAA
- a CDS encoding Clp protease N-terminal domain-containing protein — protein MFERFTKTARDIVVGAQEGAVALRHDHIGTEHLILAIANHPGSVAAGALAQRGLSRDAIERAIRDLAAPKDGLDADALSDLRIDLDTVRERVEAYFGPGALERGHRKGHLPFSKAAKKSLELALREAIRLGEKAIDDRHLLLGVLRECVGSGYRIVVDAGVDIAALRAELDAGGTAQTA, from the coding sequence ATGTTCGAACGATTCACCAAGACCGCTCGCGACATCGTCGTCGGCGCCCAGGAAGGAGCCGTCGCCCTACGGCACGACCACATCGGCACCGAACACCTCATCCTGGCGATCGCAAATCACCCCGGCAGCGTCGCCGCCGGAGCGCTCGCTCAACGCGGACTCAGCCGGGATGCCATCGAGCGCGCAATACGTGACCTCGCGGCGCCGAAGGACGGGCTCGACGCCGACGCGCTCAGCGACCTCCGCATCGACCTGGATACCGTCCGCGAACGGGTCGAAGCGTATTTCGGCCCCGGCGCCCTCGAACGAGGTCACCGCAAAGGCCACCTCCCCTTCAGCAAAGCGGCCAAGAAAAGCCTGGAACTGGCACTACGCGAAGCGATTCGGCTAGGCGAGAAGGCGATCGACGACCGACACCTGCTGCTCGGCGTACTACGCGAATGCGTCGGATCCGGTTACCGCATCGTCGTCGACGCGGGCGTCGACATCGCAGCGCTTCGCGCCGAGTTGGACGCCGGCGGGACCGCACAAACCGCGTGA
- a CDS encoding AsnC family protein: MTNTDQLTTTAGGADPDRGLKAVHALRILVERLEALQVDNARKLGWSWQQIADRLGVTRQAVHRKYARGRIFSKEK; encoded by the coding sequence ATGACCAACACCGACCAACTCACCACCACCGCGGGAGGCGCCGACCCCGACCGCGGGTTGAAGGCGGTACACGCCCTGCGCATCCTCGTCGAACGACTCGAGGCGCTCCAGGTCGATAACGCCCGCAAACTCGGCTGGTCCTGGCAACAGATCGCCGATCGACTCGGCGTCACTCGGCAGGCCGTACATCGCAAATACGCGCGCGGCCGCATCTTCAGCAAGGAGAAATAG
- a CDS encoding cytochrome P450 — MTAEANFVLPLLREGVDPAPELGALRTEGPVAKLELPEGINVGAWLITRYEDAKAVLGDHQRFSNDFTKLTEAGDLTDLINQDPGGLGLLDPPDHTRLRKIVTPEFTMRRLRRLEPMIQRIIAERLDAIEAAGPGADLVELYAVPIPALVICELLGVPYEDRDEFTDHSADRFNFTGDIGDSLGEIGESLKYLRGLVAKMRKDPNDGLIGQIIREHGDSISDVELAGLADGILTGGHETTASMIALAAHLLMQDPEHMRIVREADDKQMLQIVDELLRYLTVVQIGFPRLAKEDVEIGGQLIRKGELALVSLVAANRDEALAEDGDTFKITRGSTSHMAFGYGIHRCVGAELGRMELKVAIPELLRRFADLKHVGDPDEAEYRMFSIVFGLESLPVTW, encoded by the coding sequence ATGACCGCCGAAGCGAACTTTGTCCTCCCGCTACTACGCGAGGGTGTGGATCCAGCCCCCGAACTCGGAGCGCTGCGCACCGAGGGCCCCGTCGCGAAGCTCGAACTACCCGAGGGCATCAACGTCGGCGCCTGGCTGATCACGCGCTACGAGGATGCGAAGGCCGTGTTGGGAGATCACCAGCGATTCTCCAACGACTTCACCAAACTAACCGAGGCCGGCGATCTGACCGACCTGATCAACCAGGACCCGGGCGGCTTGGGTCTGCTGGACCCGCCCGATCACACCCGGCTTCGCAAGATCGTCACCCCCGAGTTCACCATGCGGCGTCTGCGTCGTCTCGAACCGATGATTCAGCGGATCATCGCTGAGCGTCTCGACGCGATCGAAGCGGCTGGTCCCGGCGCTGACCTGGTGGAGTTGTACGCCGTCCCGATCCCCGCCCTGGTTATCTGCGAACTGCTCGGCGTCCCGTATGAGGACCGCGACGAGTTCACCGATCACAGCGCCGATCGGTTCAACTTCACCGGTGACATCGGCGACTCGCTCGGTGAGATCGGTGAGTCCCTGAAGTACCTGCGTGGCCTGGTGGCGAAGATGCGTAAGGACCCGAACGACGGGTTGATCGGCCAGATCATTCGCGAACACGGCGACAGCATCAGCGACGTCGAACTCGCCGGCCTGGCCGACGGCATCCTCACCGGTGGGCACGAGACCACCGCGTCGATGATCGCCCTCGCCGCGCATCTGCTGATGCAGGATCCAGAGCACATGCGGATCGTCCGCGAAGCCGACGACAAGCAGATGCTGCAGATCGTCGACGAACTGCTGCGCTATTTGACCGTCGTACAGATCGGCTTCCCGCGCCTTGCCAAGGAAGACGTCGAGATCGGTGGTCAGCTCATCCGTAAGGGCGAACTTGCTCTGGTCTCGCTCGTTGCCGCGAACCGCGATGAAGCGCTCGCGGAGGACGGCGACACCTTCAAGATCACTCGGGGATCAACCTCACATATGGCGTTCGGCTACGGCATCCATCGTTGCGTCGGTGCCGAACTTGGCCGAATGGAGCTCAAGGTAGCGATTCCGGAGTTGCTGCGCCGATTCGCGGACCTCAAACATGTCGGTGATCCCGATGAAGCCGAGTATCGGATGTTTTCGATTGTCTTTGGTTTGGAATCGCTGCCCGTCACCTGGTAA
- a CDS encoding serine/threonine-protein kinase, with the protein MENELIAGRYRLVRPIGRGGMGTVWLCHDEVLDREVAIKQIGGLPGNDAEQAERARREARLAASLNHPNAVAIYDVTEHEHKPWLVMEYVAAQNLSEIITSRGLLTPREITPIAAQVASALAAAHAAGIVHRDIKPSNILVDEFGLAKITDFGVAKANTDPQLTRTGLLAGTPAYFAPEVARGRAPAPPSDVWSLGATIFHALEGYPPFGLNENTIALLYRVGLETPEPAHHAGYLAPTLAHLLDVDPLRRWNMATAHEKLAELAASPPSDSESRTVDVPAYQGAQPSSAPTPYAAPPPSSSGSRGRLIAIIAAAVVLLGGAAVALVMTLSQQEDSPTGSPPGSVATTSEDADPSANPPGSGSSEPERSEESPSSESSSQAPSETPSASASMSSTPEEAAVAMENTVSDYYAMLPQDPGGAFNGYLTGSLASNYPSYLDYWETVNWVTCTDFTADPSSLTVSMHCVYDTDTEITEQDQTATLVETADGGYNLTAMSVANDVHTPK; encoded by the coding sequence GTGGAGAACGAGCTCATCGCCGGCCGCTACCGGCTAGTGCGGCCGATCGGCCGTGGCGGCATGGGCACTGTCTGGCTGTGCCACGACGAGGTACTTGACCGCGAGGTCGCGATCAAGCAGATCGGCGGCCTACCTGGCAACGACGCGGAGCAGGCCGAGCGCGCCCGTCGCGAGGCGCGGCTCGCCGCGTCCCTCAACCACCCGAACGCGGTCGCGATATACGACGTCACCGAACATGAGCACAAGCCGTGGCTCGTGATGGAGTACGTCGCTGCTCAGAACTTGTCGGAGATCATCACCAGCCGCGGCCTGTTGACACCGCGCGAGATCACCCCGATCGCAGCGCAGGTCGCCAGCGCGTTGGCCGCGGCCCACGCCGCGGGGATAGTGCATCGCGATATCAAGCCGAGCAACATCCTGGTCGACGAGTTCGGGCTGGCAAAAATCACCGACTTCGGCGTCGCGAAAGCCAACACCGATCCGCAATTGACTCGCACCGGGTTGCTCGCGGGGACGCCGGCGTACTTCGCGCCAGAGGTTGCCCGCGGACGCGCTCCCGCGCCGCCGTCCGATGTGTGGAGCCTCGGCGCGACGATCTTCCACGCGCTGGAGGGGTACCCGCCGTTCGGGCTGAACGAGAACACGATCGCGCTGCTGTATCGAGTCGGGTTGGAGACACCCGAACCGGCGCACCACGCGGGTTACCTCGCGCCAACGCTGGCACATCTGCTGGACGTCGACCCGCTTCGTCGCTGGAACATGGCCACCGCGCACGAGAAACTCGCAGAACTCGCCGCGTCACCGCCGTCCGATTCCGAGTCGCGGACCGTTGATGTGCCGGCGTATCAGGGCGCGCAGCCATCATCGGCGCCTACGCCGTACGCCGCGCCACCACCGAGTTCCTCAGGTTCGCGAGGCCGGCTGATCGCGATTATCGCCGCTGCCGTCGTGTTATTGGGCGGCGCCGCGGTCGCACTCGTCATGACGCTGTCGCAGCAGGAGGATTCACCGACCGGAAGCCCACCGGGGTCCGTGGCCACTACCTCCGAGGACGCCGACCCGAGCGCCAATCCTCCGGGATCAGGATCCTCAGAACCGGAGCGTTCCGAGGAATCTCCCTCGAGCGAATCGTCATCTCAAGCACCGTCCGAGACGCCCTCCGCCAGCGCGTCGATGTCGAGCACCCCTGAAGAAGCCGCCGTGGCGATGGAGAACACTGTCTCGGACTACTACGCGATGTTGCCGCAGGATCCCGGCGGCGCGTTCAACGGGTATCTGACCGGCAGCCTGGCCAGCAATTACCCGAGTTACCTGGACTACTGGGAAACGGTGAATTGGGTGACGTGCACCGACTTCACCGCCGACCCCTCGTCGTTGACGGTCTCGATGCATTGCGTCTACGACACCGATACCGAAATCACCGAGCAAGACCAGACCGCAACCCTGGTGGAAACCGCCGACGGCGGCTACAACCTGACGGCGATGTCGGTGGCGAACGACGTACACACCCCCAAATAG